One region of Ptychodera flava strain L36383 chromosome 3 unlocalized genomic scaffold, AS_Pfla_20210202 Scaffold_27__1_contigs__length_13241970_pilon, whole genome shotgun sequence genomic DNA includes:
- the LOC139126471 gene encoding C-type lectin domain family 10 member A-like isoform X2 — translation MALLKTIAFLFCMNQLTQAAVTQLGQRECPSNDDYCYRSDVCAYVFTFPANDDETCPGRQDTVTAMSAVRDELNKQESSIHKIADISDGLVDSLSKAKTHLKRHDESLVKSQRYIASVSDTLDQFKDEGRAKSEALEAELTRLKLENEEQQQILANQTRKLVEQREEINSIRDSITITMPDAVCEENWHYYNNHCYNIEQDIKTFRAAEANCQGKDSHLAKVTDIEESHFLTGILGDTDWAWIGLEYKGLSQTGRWEWIDGTQATFFDWVPGEPNNFQGTRENCVHIRMEKDGQWNDWACWGEIKSICEKEAAAIEDPVEARLSRLERNSAYNNNRLAALADDVAHLKQLITEQGELLQQQSQQLDNQQ, via the exons ATGGCTCTCCTGAAGACTATAGCATTCCTATTCTGCATGAACCAACTTACACAGGCTGCTGTCACTCAGCTTGGTCAGCGTGAGTGCCCATCCAATGATGACTACTGTTACAGATCCGATGTGTGTGCTTATGTCTTCACCTTTCCAGCCAACGACGACGAGACTTGCCCAGGCCGCCAGGACACTGTAACTGCCATGAGCGCGGTGAGAGATGAGCTGAACAAGCAGGAATCCAGTATTCACAAAATTGCTGACATAAGTGACGGACTGGTCGACAGCTTGAGTAAAGCTAAAACACATCTCAAAAGACACGATGAAAGCTTGGTGAAAAGTCAGAGATATATCGCAAGTGTTTCCGACACACTTGACCAATTCAAAGACGAAGGCAGGGCCAAATCTGAAGCCCTAGAAGCAGAACTTACGCGACTAAAACTTGAGAATGAAGAACAACAACAGATACTTGCAAATCAAACCAGAAAATTGGTTGAGCAAAGAGAAGAGATCAACTCAATACGAGATAGTATTACAATTACAATGCCAGACGCTG TTTGTGAGGAAAATTGGCATTACTACAACAACCACTGCTATAACATCGAACAAGACATCAAAACTTTCCGTGCAGCGGAAGCCAACTGTCAAGGAAAAGATTCCCATCTTGCGAAAGTGACAGACATCGAAGAATCTCACTTTCTGACTG GTATACTTGGCGACACAGACTGGGCTTGGATTGGCTTGGAATATAAGGGCCTTTCGCAAACTGGACGATGGGAATGGATTGATGGAACTCAG GCTACATTTTTCGATTGGGTTCCCGGAGAGCCAAATAATTTCCAGGGAACACGAGAAAATTGTGTTCATATCAGAATGGAAAAAGATGGTCAGTGGAATGACTGGGCTTGCTGGGGTGAAATCAAGTCCATATGCGAAAAGGAAGCGG CTGCGATCGAAGATCCTGTAGAAGCGAGACTTTCCCGTCTTGAAAGAAACTCTGCGTACAATAACAACAGATTGGCAGCGTTAGCAGATGATGTTGCACACCTGAAGCAACTTATCACCGAACAGGGTGAATTGCTACAACAGCAAAGTCAACAGCTGGACAATCAACAGTAG
- the LOC139126471 gene encoding C-type lectin domain family 10 member A-like isoform X1, with the protein MALLKTIAFLFCMNQLTQAAVTQLGQRECPSNDDYCYRSDVCAYVFTFPANDDETCPGRQDTVTAMSAVRDELNKQESSIHKIADISDGLVDSLSKAKTHLKRHDESLVKSQRYIASVSDTLDQFKDEGRAKSEALEAELTRLKLENEEQQQILANQTRKLVEQREEINSIRDSITITMPDAVCEENWHYYNNHCYNIEQDIKTFRAAEANCQGKDSHLAKVTDIEESHFLTGILGDTDWAWIGLEYKGLSQTGRWEWIDGTQATFFDWVPGEPNNFQGTRENCVHIRMEKDGQWNDWACWGEIKSICEKEAEAAIEDPVEARLSRLERNSAYNNNRLAALADDVAHLKQLITEQGELLQQQSQQLDNQQ; encoded by the exons ATGGCTCTCCTGAAGACTATAGCATTCCTATTCTGCATGAACCAACTTACACAGGCTGCTGTCACTCAGCTTGGTCAGCGTGAGTGCCCATCCAATGATGACTACTGTTACAGATCCGATGTGTGTGCTTATGTCTTCACCTTTCCAGCCAACGACGACGAGACTTGCCCAGGCCGCCAGGACACTGTAACTGCCATGAGCGCGGTGAGAGATGAGCTGAACAAGCAGGAATCCAGTATTCACAAAATTGCTGACATAAGTGACGGACTGGTCGACAGCTTGAGTAAAGCTAAAACACATCTCAAAAGACACGATGAAAGCTTGGTGAAAAGTCAGAGATATATCGCAAGTGTTTCCGACACACTTGACCAATTCAAAGACGAAGGCAGGGCCAAATCTGAAGCCCTAGAAGCAGAACTTACGCGACTAAAACTTGAGAATGAAGAACAACAACAGATACTTGCAAATCAAACCAGAAAATTGGTTGAGCAAAGAGAAGAGATCAACTCAATACGAGATAGTATTACAATTACAATGCCAGACGCTG TTTGTGAGGAAAATTGGCATTACTACAACAACCACTGCTATAACATCGAACAAGACATCAAAACTTTCCGTGCAGCGGAAGCCAACTGTCAAGGAAAAGATTCCCATCTTGCGAAAGTGACAGACATCGAAGAATCTCACTTTCTGACTG GTATACTTGGCGACACAGACTGGGCTTGGATTGGCTTGGAATATAAGGGCCTTTCGCAAACTGGACGATGGGAATGGATTGATGGAACTCAG GCTACATTTTTCGATTGGGTTCCCGGAGAGCCAAATAATTTCCAGGGAACACGAGAAAATTGTGTTCATATCAGAATGGAAAAAGATGGTCAGTGGAATGACTGGGCTTGCTGGGGTGAAATCAAGTCCATATGCGAAAAGGAAGCGG AAGCTGCGATCGAAGATCCTGTAGAAGCGAGACTTTCCCGTCTTGAAAGAAACTCTGCGTACAATAACAACAGATTGGCAGCGTTAGCAGATGATGTTGCACACCTGAAGCAACTTATCACCGAACAGGGTGAATTGCTACAACAGCAAAGTCAACAGCTGGACAATCAACAGTAG